The following nucleotide sequence is from Salvia miltiorrhiza cultivar Shanhuang (shh) chromosome 7, IMPLAD_Smil_shh, whole genome shotgun sequence.
tttccatgACTTGAGCAATAGTTTTTTCTTAAGAAAATAAAGTgtattaattagagatttagaagaaaaaaaatagttgaTTTGTCAAAgaattcttcttttgataggatttatctatatttgagttaatatcttatttgttaataattgtgacaatcataaattatttaattaaaattcattAGGTTTTCATGCTAGAAGATTTATCTATAGGtttgtatgattatttaatggtgTAGGATTTGTGTATaagtttataattaatttatttatatatgcatGTACTCATGGTATTTGAATAAACAAAtgttaatgattaaattttatgatttttgaatatttaattatttatatctaTAACTGTAATTATAACCATAAGATAAGGTAGAATCACATGTAACTAAAACAAACTCTTGTCAGGGACGTATGtggtttttagatatttaatgatttttagatattaaaattgattaaaaatttagtaaaaaaaaatgaatgaatgagaattggggaaaattagaatggagtgattatatgatgccacgtaggatagagtttattttgctattatatactatatatatatatagatacaaataataaaataaaaataacaaatcatTATTAAAACAAACATACATAGGATTGcaagaaaatatgaataaaattttactccctccgtcccaataaatgtggcccctttgttttgggcacggagattaagaaattgaatgTTATGTGTTAATTAGACgtggtccaccaaaattaaGGAATTAATTAGAGGCGAAATTTAAAGTGCCCTTTCTCTTatcaataatttgaaaaatgccctctcttacTATACCAAGCACTACATGCCCTAAATAAGTGAAGAACcgaaaatgccctttgaatgtgatggatgtgcattgttttccgcaaaagttcttacacatctatgacaaaagttgttaaagtgtaagaaaaacatcaattcatcaatttaaACATTGAAATCGGTCAAATATGTGTTGGAACATGTGAAATACTGACAGAGaagttaatatttatttatttttgaattaaaatcgaaggttttacaagtaaatcgtaggctaattaatcaatggaaaataaatactaaaaattaacacaatcgatattagcactcaaaacacacattggaaaaaaaaaaacaagcgtCCGACCGGGAAAAACAAGTGTCCGACCGGACACAAGGTttcaccgggcggacacatatatgttccggtcggatagatgtttttttggttcctatgtgtgttttgagtgctaatatggattgtgttaattttttgtatttatattccatcgattaattagccttcaattaagggacataatttttttttttttttaaattgatgataaacgacaaatatgatgtgaaatagctttgtcagtaaagtattcatgtcaaacactctaatttgaaagaaaatcacgtgaaatgaaggaagctttgttgtttatatatgagtgaattctctcattctctcatcctctcatccgaacactcaaagtgaaaaaacactcaaactcattagaaattctaatattttccaagtggtgaagctattatttgtgaattctctcatccgaacgtttaaaggtatgtcattttacgtttgaaatgtaatttaagttggttattgtttattttcaatgttttgtttgatcctatatgcttatgtgaattattagcatattatagcatactatgatttaaagccacgtttgaaggaaatacatgtgaattagagcaaattctatcatgttttaaagtattaattagtaattattagttgcattttagttctatacatatatattgctacataaCTCATGTTATTATGCTCGAAAATTATGTATCCGCCCGGACAAGTGTCCTTGataatgtgtccggccgtgtgtaattatatatcatgtaatacacggccggacacatttcctcggctacttccccgggcggatagatggttttcgagtgtattaacatgttatatgttgtattttaacattgtattccatttacatcatatatttatttatttattattttttctgtagatgaatgaatatgggagatactttgtggttaattatggaggtgccttcaatggttatgagtacatcggcggctcttctaagaatttgcatattttcggagacacaATGGCCAGTACGGTGTACATGATAAATTACCTGATGAtggagaattcattgagcactaattacagcttgtattatttgacgaagagattaaatggcagggtatacagtaaaaatattattgccgatgacaatgatttgcttcagttgctggcgtcgcagccacattttcctgagatttatgttgtTGAAGACGATTACAGTGGAGGAGTGTATGTTCCTTCGttcgatctccctcaatcttccgggtatggaggtgaatccagtgcaacattcgaaagtggggacggattggaagcaatccaaagatatgcttatttagacCTATCAGCCGGAGATTCACCGGCGCAACAAAGTGTTGAACCGTCGGTCACTTGGGGTAATGATCAGTCAACGGGTTGGCCTTCATGGGATGAGCCAAATCCGTACCAGTACGATCGCCTAATAACTGATCGTTGTTGGGGTCCAGCTGATGATCAATATACGTACGAGCCTCAGTTCGTGGAGGATGCTGGTAATGTAGATGAAGATTATGTTCCATCGTCTGAAGCCGAGACTGATACAAGCGCCTCTGAAGACTTGTCGGAGCCAGAGAACGTGAGAAGGGCGGGGATTGAATATGCAGGTTGGCAGAATTTGCAGATCGACGAGGATGATGACGAACAGGTTCCTGGAGCAGAtgaactaactaattggttagttccggTTATCCCGTTGGACGCCGCAGCGGCAGTTGTGGATATTGAAGATTATCAGCTATTGCCTCGGGAGTTGTCaaagaatatgtatttcaatagcaaagatgatctgatcgttgcaatcggtctgtggaacatgaagcaggGCAAGGAATTTTCTGTCAGCAAATCAGACAGCAGACGAGTCTATGTCAAATGCAAGCATTCAGATACGTGCCCCTTCAAGCTCCATGCATCGTCACAAGATGGAGTCATTTGGGGAGTGTATAAGTTCACCAATGAGCACTCATGCGACGGTGAGCTAGGGCGCGTAGCGCGAATAAAGGCCCCCGCAAAAGTCGTCGCAGCATATTTAGCACAGAAGATACACGACGATTGCGAGATCTTGAAGCCGAAGGCCATCCAGCTGGAGCTGCGACGTGAGTTTGGCGTACAGATCAAGTACGATGTTGCATTGCGAGCCCGTAATCGAGCCACTGAGATGGTTTATGGTCGACATGATCAGTCCTTCGAGATGCTGCCCAAGTACTTATACATGTTGAGACAATCCAATCCCGGTTCGAGGGTGGAGTGGGAAGTTGACGATGATggccgattcaaacacttatttgttgctcttgcagcttcggctacccctttcatgttcagcttacggccagtgattgtcgtcgatggcacacacttgaagggcaagaataggggtattttgtttgttgcagtGACGAAGGACGGCAACGAGAGTTTGTTCCCACTCGCGTATGGTGTTGGCCCGAAAGAAAACGATGAATCGTGGAGTTATTTCATGTCACGCATTCGACGTGTTTATGGCCAAGCCGATCCACTTTTGATTGTCTCTGATCAGCATATCTCCATTGCCAATGCTATCAGAAATGAGTTACCAAATGCAACCCACGGCCTATGCTACTACCATTTGCAAAATAACCTGAAGCATTACGGTAAGGCAGTGGTCGAGGTGTATCGACAAGCTGCATTTGCGTACGAGAAGTCCGACTTCAATAGGgctatgaacgccctgaagGTTATGAAGAGAGCCGCGTACGATAAACTAATGGGGATTGGGCCGGAGAAGTGGGCTCGTTCGATGTGTCCTATGCCTGTGCGACGCTACAGTTTTATGACATCAAATGCTGCTGAAGCTTTTAATTCCAGATTGTTGTGGGCAAGAAGACTTCCTATATGCTCGATGTTAGAGGCAATCAGAATTGTTATTGAGAAATGGTTCAGCGAGCGACTAAGGGCTGCACAACAAATCGAGCAAGGCTTGACTGTTGAGGCTGGTAAAAGGGTAGCTATTGAAGTCCAAAAAAGTCGTCGATACACTGCACAAAGGTTGAGTGGCATGAAGTATAAGGTGCAAACTGCTGACAGAAGCTTCAAGGTGGATCtagagaagaaaaaatgcgaATGTCGAGTATTTCAGCTAGACCAACTGCCCTGTTCTCATTCAATCGCTGCAATAAGGTACGATCATGAAATGATTACTGTCGGGTTCATTGAAATGTAAATATGTTCTAATGTTCGTTATATTGATTACTTGTcgagtttgtttgtttttatagtGAAGCCGGTGATACGATCGCGGAGTATGTAGACTCGTACTACACGAATGACTTTCTTATCGATACTTACTCTCGCGAAGTTAATAATCTCCCGCCGAGACGCCAGTGGTTAGTTCCCGAGCACATCGCTGAG
It contains:
- the LOC130993964 gene encoding uncharacterized protein LOC130993964, with amino-acid sequence MNEYGRYFVVNYGGAFNGYEYIGGSSKNLHIFGDTMASTVYMINYLMMENSLSTNYSLYYLTKRLNGRVYSKNIIADDNDLLQLLASQPHFPEIYVVEDDYSGGVYVPSFDLPQSSGYGGESSATFESGDGLEAIQRYAYLDLSAGDSPAQQSVEPSVTWGNDQSTGWPSWDEPNPYQYDRLITDRCWGPADDQYTYEPQFVEDAGNVDEDYVPSSEAETDTSASEDLSEPENVRRAGIEYAGWQNLQIDEDDDEQVPGADELTNWLVPVIPLDAAAAVVDIEDYQLLPRELSKNMYFNSKDDLIVAIGLWNMKQGKEFSVSKSDSRRVYVKCKHSDTCPFKLHASSQDGVIWGVYKFTNEHSCDGELGRVARIKAPAKVVAAYLAQKIHDDCEILKPKAIQLELRREFGVQIKYDVALRARNRATEMVYGRHDQSFEMLPKYLYMLRQSNPGSRVEWEVDDDGRFKHLFVALAASATPFMFSLRPVIVVDGTHLKGKNRGILFVAVTKDGNESLFPLAYGVGPKENDESWSYFMSRIRRVYGQADPLLIVSDQHISIANAIRNELPNATHGLCYYHLQNNLKHYGKAVVEVYRQAAFAYEKSDFNRAMNALKVMKRAAYDKLMGIGPEKWARSMCPMPVRRYSFMTSNAAEAFNSRLLWARRLPICSMLEAIRIVIEKWFSERLRAAQQIEQGLTVEAGKRVAIEVQKSRRYTAQRLSGMKYKVQTADRSFKVDLEKKKCECRVFQLDQLPCSHSIAAISEAGDTIAEYVDSYYTNDFLIDTYSREVNNLPPRRQWLVPEHIAEQVVLPLIVKGQAGRPKEGRHRGGGEGTSTQADESSSIRRRKPKKCSICHEEGHSKRTCAGRATEPRE